One window from the genome of Cherax quadricarinatus isolate ZL_2023a chromosome 14, ASM3850222v1, whole genome shotgun sequence encodes:
- the Prdm13 gene encoding PR domain zinc finger protein 13 yields the protein MTSHVNQLNLKVEQISDLFRAKLMLFEGQCSLLMVKSVREPDGVYVCPHCEQHFTAPNPLKLHLASRCDTLPSQQLWARVSCPPAHTPRKPWFTPLLSPTSLGELSGSSKPQRSPSRGVNSSPGMSPVASGGRGSPGGSESVSPDSTSSPMSCTRPASPRQVQQEPRSAFRRVGGSVTGRLEGPGPRLQMFPRSPGLLPAGPSRGAFRGSSTVHPLIMGGPQPTHGSGLLIHPHLLLRTLLPTHTHPQSTSATQPLMPVMPLTGAARPMLDAGGAGVVVDPCAEVETLVSNLGRSRRGHLCLYCGKLYSRKYGLKIHIRTHTGYKPLKCKVCLRPFGDPSNLNKHVRLHAEGETPYRCDHCGKVLVRRRDLDRHVRSRHPEVLPPSVHPLTDTEDDEEVLEVQDEEYSVQDEVQHSV from the exons AGGACAG TGTTCATTGTTGATGGTCAAGAGTGTGCGAGAGCCAG ATGGAGTGTACGTGTGTCCTCACTGTGAACAGCACTTTACAGCACCCAACCCCCTGAAACTACACCTAGCTTCCCGCTGTGACACCCTGCCATCCCAGCAACTGTGGGCACGTGTGTCCTGCCCACCTGCCCACACCCCCCGCAAGCCCTGGTTCACGCCCCTTCTCTCACCCACCTCCCTGGGGGAACTCTCTGGGTCATCCAAGCCACAACGATCACCTTCCCGAGGGGTCAACAGCTCCCCAGGGATGTCCCCCGTGGCGTCTGGGGGTCGGGGGTCACCCGGGGGTAGTGAGTCCGTGTCTCCCGACTCCACCAGCTCACCCATGAGCTGCACACGACCAGCTTCCCCAAGACAGGTCCAGCAGGAGCCTCGTTCGGCCTTCCGAAGAGTAGGCGGCAGCGTCACTGGTCGGCTGGAGGGTCCTGGACCAAGACTGCAGATGTTCCCCAGGTCTCCTGGCCTCCTTCCTGCTGGACCGTCCCGGGGGGCCTTCAGGGGTTCATCCACGGTGCACCCACTCATAATGGGCGGTCCACAGCCCACACACGGCTCAGGTTTGCTAATCCACCCACACTTGCTGCTCAGAACACTGCTACCCACACATACCCACCCCCAGAGCACCAGTGCTACTCAGCCACTAATGCCTGTCATGCCCCTGACTGGTGCTGCCCGACCCATGCTTGACGCAGGCGGCGCTGGGGTTGTGGTGGACCCCTGCGCCGAAGTGGAGACTCTAGTGTCAAATCTAGGCCGCAGTCGGCGCGGCCACCTCTGCCTCTACTGCGGCAAGCTCTACTCCCGCAAGTacggcctgaaaatccacatccGTACCCACACGGGCTACAAACCCCTGAAGTGCAAGGTGTGCCTGCGGCCGTTCGGTGACCCCAGCAACCTCAATAAGCACGTAAGGCTTCACGCTGAGGGAGAGACTCCATACAGGTGTGACCACTGCGGGAAGGTGCTAGTTCGTAGACGGGATCTTGACAGACACGTCCGCTCGCGGCATCCGGAGGTCCTTCCGCCATCCGTACATCCTCTCACTGACACTGAGGATGACGAGGAGGTTCTTGAAGTGCAAGATGAAGAATATTCAGTGCAAGATGAAGTGCAACACTCAGTGTAG